A window from Fibrobacter sp. UWB11 encodes these proteins:
- a CDS encoding MBOAT family protein encodes MVFSSQIFLFYFLPTFLVGYFVLFKLGAKHSFLNLFITIFSYVFYGWLEPWLVFLMFGCTLVVYVAGRFISAPGASKLQRNVALGAAIAVNLGALGFFKYYMFGMGIVNDFATMLGCEPFSIMTVLLPVGISFYSFQSMSYAIDVWRGTAPPVKNFATFACYVALFPQLVAGPIVRYNTVAEELETRTHTLENFVRGIAFFCFGFVEKIFLANQVGIIADRVFAADAPGVINSWWGSLAYMFQIYFDFSAYSNMAIGLGLMLGFHFPRNFNGPYRSVSITDFWKRWHISLTSWFRDYLYIPLGGNRVPTGRMYFNLFLVMFVSGVWHGANWTFVCWGLYHAFFMIVERANNKNAWYYKAPRVVQILLTQVIVLFGWVLFRADSIGDAVRMWKNMLGLGATAASDVILSAEIFTPTCVVFMALAGLFSFWKYRSYDWCVEVSFKKSLLALALFILATLALFTQSYNPFLYFQF; translated from the coding sequence ATGGTCTTCTCTTCCCAAATCTTTCTTTTCTACTTCTTGCCGACCTTTTTGGTTGGCTACTTTGTTCTGTTCAAGCTCGGGGCCAAGCATTCGTTCTTGAACTTGTTCATTACCATTTTCAGCTACGTTTTTTACGGCTGGCTGGAACCGTGGCTTGTGTTCCTCATGTTCGGCTGCACCTTGGTGGTGTATGTAGCTGGGCGTTTTATTTCGGCTCCGGGTGCATCTAAGTTGCAACGGAACGTGGCGCTTGGGGCTGCAATTGCAGTAAACCTTGGTGCGCTCGGATTCTTCAAGTATTATATGTTTGGCATGGGGATTGTGAATGATTTTGCGACCATGCTGGGCTGTGAGCCGTTCTCGATTATGACCGTGCTTTTGCCGGTGGGTATTTCGTTCTACTCGTTCCAGTCCATGAGTTATGCGATTGACGTATGGCGCGGCACCGCTCCTCCGGTCAAGAATTTTGCGACTTTCGCTTGCTATGTGGCGCTTTTCCCGCAACTTGTTGCGGGCCCGATTGTGCGTTACAATACGGTTGCCGAAGAACTTGAAACTCGTACGCATACGCTCGAAAACTTTGTTCGCGGTATTGCGTTTTTCTGTTTCGGCTTTGTCGAAAAGATTTTCCTTGCAAATCAGGTGGGCATTATCGCAGACCGCGTTTTTGCGGCGGATGCTCCGGGCGTCATCAATAGCTGGTGGGGCTCGCTAGCCTACATGTTCCAGATTTATTTTGACTTCTCGGCATACTCGAATATGGCGATTGGTCTTGGCCTTATGCTCGGGTTCCATTTCCCGCGTAACTTCAACGGCCCGTACCGCTCTGTCAGCATTACGGACTTCTGGAAGCGCTGGCATATTTCCCTCACGAGCTGGTTCCGCGATTATCTGTACATCCCGCTGGGCGGAAACCGCGTGCCGACGGGTCGCATGTACTTCAACCTTTTCCTTGTGATGTTTGTGAGCGGTGTTTGGCATGGCGCCAACTGGACATTCGTGTGCTGGGGGCTTTACCACGCCTTTTTCATGATTGTTGAACGTGCGAATAACAAGAATGCTTGGTATTACAAGGCTCCGCGTGTGGTGCAGATTCTTTTGACTCAGGTGATTGTGCTCTTTGGCTGGGTGCTTTTCCGTGCAGATTCTATTGGCGATGCCGTCCGCATGTGGAAGAATATGCTTGGCCTTGGCGCTACGGCCGCTTCTGATGTTATTTTGTCTGCTGAAATTTTCACGCCGACTTGCGTTGTGTTCATGGCTCTTGCGGGACTATTCTCGTTCTGGAAGTACCGCAGTTATGACTGGTGCGTAGAAGTCTCGTTTAAAAAGTCGCTTTTGGCTCTGGCTTTGTTTATTTTGGCAACGCTTGCGCTCTTTACCCAGAGCTACAATCCGTTCCTTTATTTCCAGTTCTAG
- the ilvN gene encoding acetolactate synthase small subunit has translation MKDIAHSISLLVANRPGVLVRIALVFSRRGYNIDSLVVSPTLDPNFSRMNIIAHGNPEILMQIIKQLEKLVDVVQAKDHTGTDAVEKELALIKVRCTAEQRTEILQLCDHFHANTVDMTMTSMIIQITGNSQKVDTLKSLLQKFEIVEYIRTGKVIMLRGEDKT, from the coding sequence ATGAAAGATATTGCACATTCTATTAGCTTGTTAGTGGCAAACCGCCCGGGCGTGCTCGTGCGTATTGCACTCGTGTTCTCCCGCCGTGGCTACAACATCGATTCTCTCGTCGTCTCCCCCACGCTCGACCCGAACTTCAGCCGCATGAACATCATCGCTCACGGCAATCCCGAAATCTTGATGCAGATCATCAAGCAGCTCGAGAAGCTCGTGGACGTGGTACAGGCCAAGGACCATACCGGTACGGACGCCGTGGAAAAGGAACTCGCCCTCATCAAGGTTCGTTGCACTGCAGAACAGCGCACCGAAATCTTGCAGCTTTGCGACCATTTCCATGCCAACACGGTGGATATGACGATGACGTCCATGATTATCCAGATTACGGGCAACAGCCAGAAGGTCGATACCCTCAAGAGCTTGTTGCAGAAGTTCGAAATCGTGGAATACATCCGCACGGGCAAGGTCATCATGCTCCGCGGTGAAGATAAAACGTAG
- the smc gene encoding chromosome segregation protein SMC — MQITKLKIFGFKSFAQRTEINFPTKGLTAVVGPNGCGKSNITDAIRWVLGEQKAAALRMGKMQDVIFSGTEERAAMSLAEVSIVIDNSDGTLASDYSEVIVTRRVHRDGSGEYLINNQECRLRDVHALLFDSGLGSSTYSQMNADMIKAVLSDKADDRRVLFEEAAGVSKYKQQRKETRRQLERVQMDMERVEDNLRSVRRSVRLYETQAEKVNAYKKLNTRLRELDLSVSLDKFEDYKEGLATLDSTTKRMNHEVESSKTQATELQAKIEEKKLAISEDENAYRDLEREVQAATIALNDLNNNIVRLRDSMSTLQSSNEKAQGEIERSELKSQELSQEKARLEEEIAVLGSENDMDELNELLERERETLLVMRDKVDDLRTQSRELSNERLQATNRVNSLRGRFERMDAEVNMLQTNIAKWQTEIEGLDKQKSDAEANIAEIQAGIEDTNREIENLEEQRATREERLESERAELTEAQQKLLGLKNEEARLQSRIDVLQSVMNEGSDANRYLKENKANLIGGLVSERIEATPEYASSVEAALGEILDSVVVNGDSAVNEIVDALKSENVGKVLMSLVSSAAPAYDKPVNNPGVVGSLKDFVKTDDEVSPWLSGILSRYFVVDSLQTALNLAKEYRGEDLNFVTADTIVRTSGLVSFGVSTSGALSRKNEIADAEALLEKVLGDISAGEENVDRLRELTEEDAQMLSSLVDEIREKRDSLRGGDASIRIHRNTVENCTRRLNQLNGEVTNAQNRIDAAAQSKNSDAELAEAESEVEKVEERYQTISDQLGENETMLREKEEDVRELERSAQDKTSRLKQNQNRLVAIADQMDFLENTIRNRRDEIEKNTVSIEKFETDCNKLADEAQVKDNALRELERNRDLARERYDLVSGDLEGWRDEVNRLRDDMIEKMKELNDVGRRQESLQNNLDRLRERITNEWSVDLDNPENVERVEYTQPEADREIRELRGKIKELGPINVNVMEDYEDEKKRLEEVEKQFDDLDRARASLDRTITKLDDIARQRYLDTFARIQKNFQFVFSKLFLNGETKMSLVEKVDEMGKPMDILDADIEINVRPTGKKMRGIKALSGGEHALTATALLFAIYMEKPSPYCVLDEVDGPLDDANVGRFMALLREFSKQTLFIVVTHNKRTMAEADMLYGVTQEIKGISRIASVQLADATKFAI; from the coding sequence GTGCAGATAACTAAGTTAAAGATTTTTGGTTTTAAATCCTTCGCGCAGAGAACGGAAATTAACTTCCCGACGAAGGGTCTTACGGCTGTCGTTGGGCCGAACGGCTGTGGCAAGTCCAATATTACGGACGCCATCCGCTGGGTGCTTGGTGAACAGAAAGCCGCTGCTTTGCGTATGGGGAAAATGCAAGACGTTATCTTTAGCGGTACCGAAGAACGTGCCGCCATGAGTCTTGCCGAAGTTTCTATCGTCATCGATAATAGCGATGGCACGCTTGCTTCTGATTATTCCGAAGTCATTGTGACGCGCCGTGTGCACCGCGATGGTTCGGGCGAGTACCTCATCAATAACCAAGAATGCCGTCTGCGTGATGTTCACGCTTTGCTCTTTGACTCGGGTCTTGGTTCCAGTACTTATTCGCAGATGAATGCCGACATGATCAAGGCGGTGCTTTCGGACAAGGCGGATGACCGCCGAGTGCTTTTTGAAGAAGCCGCCGGTGTGAGCAAGTACAAACAGCAGCGCAAGGAAACGCGCCGCCAGCTCGAACGTGTGCAGATGGATATGGAACGTGTCGAAGACAACTTGCGCAGTGTGCGCCGTTCTGTCCGTCTCTATGAAACTCAGGCCGAAAAGGTCAATGCTTACAAGAAATTGAATACGCGCCTCCGCGAACTCGATTTGTCTGTAAGTCTCGATAAGTTTGAAGATTATAAAGAAGGTTTGGCCACGCTAGATTCAACGACCAAGCGTATGAATCATGAAGTGGAATCTTCCAAGACGCAGGCCACTGAACTCCAGGCGAAGATTGAAGAAAAGAAACTCGCCATCAGCGAAGACGAAAACGCCTATCGCGATTTGGAACGCGAAGTTCAGGCGGCAACAATTGCACTTAATGACTTGAACAACAATATTGTTCGTTTGCGTGATTCTATGTCGACCCTCCAGTCTTCGAATGAAAAGGCGCAGGGCGAAATTGAACGCAGCGAACTCAAGTCCCAGGAACTTTCTCAAGAAAAAGCTCGTCTCGAAGAAGAAATTGCCGTTCTCGGTAGCGAAAACGACATGGACGAGCTCAATGAACTTTTGGAACGCGAACGCGAAACGCTCCTGGTCATGCGCGACAAGGTCGATGACTTGCGTACGCAGTCCCGTGAGCTTTCGAACGAACGCTTGCAGGCGACGAACCGCGTGAACTCCCTCCGTGGTCGCTTTGAACGCATGGACGCCGAAGTCAACATGCTCCAGACGAACATCGCGAAGTGGCAGACCGAAATCGAAGGCCTCGACAAACAAAAGTCCGATGCCGAAGCGAACATTGCCGAAATCCAGGCGGGCATCGAAGACACGAACCGTGAAATCGAGAATCTTGAAGAACAGCGCGCCACGCGTGAAGAACGCTTGGAATCGGAACGTGCAGAACTGACCGAAGCACAGCAGAAGTTGCTGGGCCTAAAGAACGAAGAAGCGCGTTTGCAGTCTCGAATTGACGTGCTCCAGAGCGTGATGAACGAGGGCTCTGATGCCAACCGTTACCTCAAGGAAAACAAGGCGAACCTCATTGGAGGTCTTGTTTCGGAACGCATCGAGGCAACGCCGGAATACGCATCGAGCGTCGAAGCAGCTCTCGGTGAAATTCTTGATTCAGTTGTCGTGAATGGCGACAGTGCCGTGAACGAAATTGTGGATGCACTCAAGAGCGAAAACGTGGGCAAGGTGCTCATGTCGCTTGTTTCGAGTGCCGCTCCTGCTTACGACAAGCCGGTGAACAATCCGGGTGTTGTCGGTTCGCTTAAAGATTTTGTTAAAACTGATGACGAAGTTTCTCCGTGGCTCTCGGGTATCCTCTCTCGCTATTTTGTTGTGGATTCCTTGCAGACCGCACTTAACTTGGCGAAGGAATACCGTGGCGAAGACTTGAATTTTGTCACCGCCGATACGATTGTACGTACAAGCGGCCTTGTGTCGTTTGGCGTTTCGACGTCGGGTGCGCTCTCTCGTAAGAACGAAATTGCAGATGCCGAAGCTCTGTTAGAGAAGGTGCTTGGCGACATTTCTGCCGGTGAAGAAAACGTCGATCGTTTGCGTGAATTGACTGAAGAAGACGCTCAAATGCTCTCGTCTTTGGTCGATGAAATCCGCGAAAAGCGTGATTCTCTGCGCGGTGGTGATGCTTCTATCCGTATTCATAGGAATACGGTTGAAAACTGCACCCGTCGCTTGAACCAGTTGAATGGCGAAGTGACGAACGCGCAGAACAGAATTGATGCGGCGGCGCAGTCCAAGAACAGCGATGCTGAACTTGCCGAAGCCGAAAGCGAAGTCGAAAAGGTCGAAGAACGTTACCAGACGATTTCGGACCAGCTTGGTGAAAACGAGACGATGCTTCGCGAAAAAGAAGAAGATGTCCGCGAACTCGAACGCAGTGCGCAAGACAAGACTTCTCGCTTAAAGCAAAACCAGAACCGCTTGGTCGCCATTGCCGACCAAATGGACTTCTTGGAAAATACGATTCGCAACCGCCGTGACGAAATCGAAAAGAATACGGTTTCTATTGAAAAGTTTGAAACGGATTGCAACAAGCTCGCCGACGAAGCCCAGGTCAAGGATAATGCGCTCCGCGAACTCGAACGCAACCGCGACCTCGCTCGTGAACGCTATGACCTCGTGAGTGGCGATTTGGAAGGCTGGCGTGATGAAGTCAACCGTCTCCGCGATGACATGATTGAAAAGATGAAGGAACTGAATGACGTCGGCCGTCGTCAGGAATCTCTCCAGAACAATCTCGACCGCCTCCGCGAACGCATCACGAATGAATGGTCCGTCGATTTGGATAATCCAGAAAATGTCGAACGTGTGGAATACACGCAGCCTGAAGCCGACCGCGAGATTCGAGAACTCCGCGGCAAGATCAAGGAACTGGGCCCGATCAACGTCAACGTGATGGAAGATTACGAAGACGAAAAGAAGCGCTTGGAAGAAGTCGAAAAGCAGTTCGACGACCTCGATCGCGCTCGCGCCTCGCTCGACCGCACGATTACGAAGCTCGATGACATTGCCCGCCAGCGATACCTCGATACGTTTGCCCGCATCCAGAAGAACTTCCAGTTCGTGTTCAGTAAGCTGTTCCTCAATGGCGAAACGAAGATGAGTCTCGTCGAAAAGGTCGATGAAATGGGCAAGCCCATGGACATTCTCGATGCTGACATCGAAATCAACGTTCGTCCGACCGGCAAGAAGATGCGCGGTATCAAGGCGCTTTCCGGTGGTGAACACGCTCTTACTGCAACGGCGCTCCTGTTCGCTATTTACATGGAAAAGCCGTCTCCGTATTGCGTGCTGGACGAAGTTGACGGTCCGCTTGATGATGCTAACGTGGGTCGCTTCATGGCGCTCCTCCGCGAATTCAGTAAGCAGACCTTGTTCATCGTCGTGACGCATAACAAGCGTACCATGGCCGAAGCCGATATGCTCTACGGTGTGACCCAAGAAATTAAGGGTATTTCTCGTATCGCTAGCGTACAGCTCGCCGACGCAACTAAGTTTGCTATATAG
- the ilvB gene encoding biosynthetic-type acetolactate synthase large subunit, with protein sequence MANKTLSGAEVIIECLKREGVDTIFGYPGGSAIPMFDAILDSSIKVVLSRHEQGATHMADGYARQTGKVGVALVTSGPGATNTFTGIYTALMDSSPIVVLTAQTTTPNLGKDAFQECDTSGMTFATVKHSYLVKDTNDLPRVMKEAFHIARTGRPGPVLIDLPKDVTAGPCTAPFTDQMDLPGYKIPTYASTESVEKAAEYLKNSKKPLLLVGHGAMISGAHRQVKELAEKLGAPVACTMLGLGAFPTDHELSLGMLGMHGTIYANKAVLECDLILSIGSRWDDRITGKLSEFCKNAVKMHIDIDPAEEGKVLQPDVFMCGDAKLVLEQLLPMVNKLDTADWIKTCQTWKKRYPLTYAKQGGLRMQHIVATVSELTQGKAIVTTDVGQHQMWVAQFFHINYPRQLHSSGGAGTMGFGFPAAIGAAFGNETGWPVCSFSGDGGFQMTEAELATAAIHKLPIKIFVMDNKYLGMVRQWQELFYDHRYSSVDMKGNPDFVKLAEAYGIPGLRIKRPADAERVIQKALDYNDGPILIHCECEKEDNVFPMIPAGAPITSMITEQPKTQLEKPTGST encoded by the coding sequence ATGGCAAATAAGACCTTAAGTGGTGCCGAAGTGATTATCGAATGCCTCAAGCGTGAAGGCGTTGATACTATTTTCGGCTATCCCGGTGGATCGGCCATTCCGATGTTCGATGCCATCCTCGACTCCAGCATCAAAGTTGTGCTCAGCCGTCATGAACAGGGCGCAACCCACATGGCTGACGGTTATGCCCGCCAGACCGGTAAGGTCGGTGTAGCTCTTGTCACTAGCGGTCCGGGTGCAACGAACACGTTTACAGGTATTTATACAGCTCTCATGGATTCTAGCCCGATCGTCGTGCTCACGGCACAGACGACGACTCCGAACTTGGGCAAGGACGCTTTCCAGGAATGCGATACGAGCGGTATGACTTTTGCAACCGTCAAGCATTCTTACTTGGTGAAGGACACGAATGACCTCCCGCGCGTGATGAAGGAAGCTTTCCACATCGCACGTACAGGCCGTCCGGGTCCGGTGCTTATTGACCTCCCGAAAGACGTGACTGCAGGCCCCTGCACCGCTCCGTTCACGGATCAGATGGACCTTCCGGGTTACAAGATTCCGACCTACGCTTCTACAGAAAGCGTTGAAAAGGCCGCTGAATACCTCAAGAACTCCAAGAAGCCGCTTTTGCTCGTGGGCCACGGAGCCATGATTTCTGGCGCACACCGCCAGGTGAAGGAACTCGCCGAAAAGCTCGGCGCTCCGGTAGCATGTACAATGCTTGGCCTCGGCGCATTCCCGACTGACCATGAACTTTCTCTCGGCATGCTCGGCATGCACGGTACAATTTACGCCAACAAGGCTGTCCTCGAATGCGACTTGATCCTTTCGATCGGTAGCCGTTGGGACGACCGCATTACCGGTAAGCTCAGCGAATTCTGCAAGAACGCCGTGAAGATGCACATCGACATCGACCCAGCCGAAGAAGGCAAGGTGTTGCAGCCGGATGTGTTCATGTGCGGTGACGCGAAGCTCGTCTTGGAACAGCTCCTCCCGATGGTGAACAAGCTTGATACCGCCGACTGGATCAAGACTTGCCAGACCTGGAAGAAGCGCTATCCGCTTACCTACGCCAAGCAGGGCGGCCTCCGTATGCAGCACATCGTTGCTACCGTGAGCGAACTGACGCAGGGCAAGGCAATTGTCACGACAGACGTGGGCCAGCACCAGATGTGGGTTGCACAGTTCTTCCACATCAACTATCCGCGTCAGCTCCACTCCAGCGGTGGCGCAGGCACGATGGGCTTTGGCTTCCCTGCTGCTATCGGTGCCGCATTCGGCAACGAAACCGGTTGGCCGGTTTGCAGCTTCAGCGGTGACGGTGGTTTCCAGATGACCGAAGCAGAACTTGCAACGGCAGCCATCCACAAACTCCCCATCAAGATTTTCGTGATGGACAACAAGTACCTCGGCATGGTGCGCCAGTGGCAGGAACTCTTCTACGACCACCGCTATTCCAGCGTGGACATGAAGGGCAACCCGGACTTCGTGAAGCTCGCCGAAGCTTACGGCATCCCGGGTCTCCGTATCAAGCGCCCGGCCGACGCCGAACGCGTGATCCAGAAGGCTTTGGACTACAACGACGGCCCGATCCTCATCCACTGCGAATGCGAAAAGGAAGACAACGTGTTCCCGATGATTCCGGCAGGCGCTCCGATCACTAGCATGATCACCGAACAGCCGAAGACGCAGCTCGAAAAACCCACCGGATCGACGTAA
- a CDS encoding DMT family transporter → MILSSFVSRLPSLKGFALAAASAICYGTNPLGALHLYAQGYSTETVLFYRFFTGAIILFAIMLLQKMSFKINVRECKILVAFGFFFAISSLLYYASFKYMDAGLASTLLFLYPLEVAVIMSLFFREKMKKSVIASIAVSMVGVSLLYNGDKGFSVSSIGWLLVFISSFTYAIYIVMANRVNLQMGSVKMTFYAICFCLCFLLLYSVTLGSGFPPIFTQASSWGWGFMLGFVPTVLSLIFMVKAVKIIGSTPTAIFGALEPVTAVAIGVTVFGETLTTRLIAGIILILGAVMLVAVKK, encoded by the coding sequence ATGATTCTCTCGTCTTTCGTCTCTCGTCTGCCTTCTCTGAAAGGTTTCGCTCTCGCGGCTGCGTCCGCCATTTGCTACGGCACGAATCCGCTGGGTGCGTTGCATCTCTATGCGCAAGGCTATTCGACAGAAACGGTCCTTTTTTATCGTTTCTTTACGGGGGCGATTATTCTTTTTGCAATAATGCTGTTGCAAAAAATGAGCTTCAAAATCAATGTTCGTGAATGCAAAATTCTCGTGGCGTTCGGTTTCTTTTTTGCAATCAGTTCTCTGCTGTATTACGCCTCGTTCAAGTACATGGATGCGGGGCTTGCCTCAACGCTCCTCTTCTTGTATCCGCTTGAAGTCGCGGTCATCATGTCGCTATTTTTCAGAGAAAAAATGAAAAAGAGCGTGATAGCGTCTATCGCAGTTTCGATGGTGGGTGTCTCGCTTTTGTACAACGGTGATAAAGGCTTTTCTGTAAGTTCCATCGGTTGGCTGTTGGTCTTTATTTCGTCTTTTACTTACGCCATTTACATCGTCATGGCGAATCGCGTGAACCTCCAGATGGGCTCCGTGAAGATGACTTTTTACGCCATTTGCTTTTGCTTGTGTTTTTTGTTGCTTTACTCTGTGACGCTTGGCTCTGGATTTCCGCCGATTTTTACGCAGGCAAGTTCGTGGGGCTGGGGCTTTATGCTTGGCTTTGTGCCGACGGTGCTTTCGCTTATTTTTATGGTTAAGGCTGTGAAAATTATTGGCTCTACGCCTACGGCAATTTTTGGCGCTTTGGAACCCGTGACTGCTGTAGCAATTGGCGTAACTGTCTTCGGAGAAACGCTTACCACCCGCCTTATCGCAGGGATCATTTTGATCCTCGGCGCCGTCATGCTTGTGGCTGTAAAAAAGTAG